Within Micromonospora narathiwatensis, the genomic segment TCCGCGACCGGGTCGTCCGGCCATGACCACGATGAACCCGACGCCGGCCGCGCTGCCGGCGGCGCTGGCCGAACCGACCGTGCCGGTGCGGCGGAGCTGGATCGCGCTGATCTTCGCGGCCAACCTCGGCGTCTGGATGGCCTTCTTCACCCCGATCCAGGTGCTGCTGCCCGAGCAGGTCGCGCGGATCGCGCCCGGCGACAAGGAGGCGATGCTCGCCGTCGTCACCGGCCTCGGCGCGCTCGCCGCGGTGCTGGCCAACCCGCTCGCCGGGGCGCTGTCCGACCGGACCGTGCTCCGGCTGGCGGGCCGGCACCTCGGCCGGCGACACGTGTGGACCGCCTCCGGCGCGGTGCTCGGCGCGCTCGCGCTGGTGCTGTTGGCCCGGCAGGACAGCATCGCCGGGGTGGCGCTCGCCTGGGTCGCCGCCCAGGTGTGCTTCAACGCGATGCTGGCCAGCCTCACCGCCGCCCTCCCGGACCGGGTGCCGGTCGCCCAGCGCGGCGGCGTCTCCGGCTGGGTGGGCATCCCGCAGGCGCTCGGCCTGGTGGTCGGGGCGGTGCTGGTCACCGCCGTGGTCACCGGCAACGCCGCCGGGTACGCCGCCGTCGCGCTCGCGGTGCTGCTGCTGTCGCTGCCGTTCACGCTGCTCACCGCGGACGACCCGCTGCCCCGGGAGCACCGGCCGGCGCTGCGGCTGCGCGGGCTGCTCGCCTCGCTGTGGATCAGCCCGCGCCGGCACCCCGACTTCGCCTGGGCCTGGTTCACCCGGTTCCTGGTCCAGACCGGCAACGCGCTCGGCACGCTCTACCTGCTGTACTTCCTCGCCGACGGGGTGCGCGTGCCCGACCCGCAGGGCGCGCTGCTGGTGCTGATCCTGCTCTACACGCTGGGCATGATGCTCACCGCCGTGGTGGCCGGACGGCTGTCGGACCGGTCCGGGCGGCGCAAGGTCTTCGTGATCGTCTCCGGGCTGATCATGGCGGTCGCGGCGCTGCTGCTCGCGGCGGCGCCGGTCTGGCCGATGGCGGTCGCCGCCGCGCTGCTGCTCGGCGCCGGGTACGGCGTCTACCTGGCGGTGGACGCGGCGCTGATCACCCAGGTGCTGCCGGCCGCCACCAACCGGGCCAAGGACCTCGGGGTGATCAACATCGCGAACTCCGCGCCACAGGTGCTCGGCCCGGCGCTCTCCGCCCCGATCGTGGTCCACCTGGGTGGCTACCCCACCCTGTACGCGGCCACCGCGGTCGTCACCCTGCTCGGCAGCGCCCTGGTGTTGAAGATCAGATCGGTACCCTGACCGGCCCCCTTTCGGAATCCGCTGGCCGGCGGCCGTAGGCTGGGGGACGTGACGGTACGTGTA encodes:
- a CDS encoding MFS transporter, giving the protein MTTMNPTPAALPAALAEPTVPVRRSWIALIFAANLGVWMAFFTPIQVLLPEQVARIAPGDKEAMLAVVTGLGALAAVLANPLAGALSDRTVLRLAGRHLGRRHVWTASGAVLGALALVLLARQDSIAGVALAWVAAQVCFNAMLASLTAALPDRVPVAQRGGVSGWVGIPQALGLVVGAVLVTAVVTGNAAGYAAVALAVLLLSLPFTLLTADDPLPREHRPALRLRGLLASLWISPRRHPDFAWAWFTRFLVQTGNALGTLYLLYFLADGVRVPDPQGALLVLILLYTLGMMLTAVVAGRLSDRSGRRKVFVIVSGLIMAVAALLLAAAPVWPMAVAAALLLGAGYGVYLAVDAALITQVLPAATNRAKDLGVINIANSAPQVLGPALSAPIVVHLGGYPTLYAATAVVTLLGSALVLKIRSVP